In a single window of the Luteibacter rhizovicinus DSM 16549 genome:
- a CDS encoding SEL1-like repeat protein, whose translation MSTSRRNAFSGRANTALLSLLLGLGAPNLKAQDAQESTPPPSNDQLASAKCISGMEKFLPGEYFYCLATQSYGENKHRYADKFFKEAASWASKPAQYVLGVMALNGDQQPVNRPLALAWFALASERHTARFQAPYDELKAQLSPAELAKADDYLASMKKTYGDAVAAPRAEERYRDGTRRLIGAAASGTYCMEGLRDPSKLAGSGSMDADTVSAMTSSCVPSPVVVKYVDSKAGEVFEDWSGHVTVGAIDTTPPSANEPGTAASGRP comes from the coding sequence ATGTCCACATCACGCCGGAACGCTTTTTCAGGTCGCGCCAATACGGCCCTGCTTTCACTTCTGCTAGGTCTCGGTGCGCCGAATCTAAAGGCGCAAGATGCCCAGGAATCCACGCCGCCACCAAGCAACGATCAACTCGCCAGCGCGAAATGCATCTCCGGCATGGAGAAGTTCCTCCCGGGTGAATACTTCTACTGCCTGGCCACCCAGAGCTACGGCGAGAACAAACACCGCTACGCGGACAAGTTCTTCAAGGAAGCGGCGAGCTGGGCCAGCAAGCCTGCCCAGTACGTCCTCGGCGTCATGGCCTTGAACGGCGATCAGCAACCGGTGAATCGACCGCTCGCGCTGGCGTGGTTCGCGCTGGCATCGGAGCGACACACCGCGCGGTTCCAGGCGCCGTACGATGAGCTGAAGGCTCAGCTCAGTCCGGCGGAGCTGGCCAAGGCAGACGACTACCTCGCCTCCATGAAGAAAACCTACGGCGATGCCGTCGCCGCGCCGCGTGCGGAAGAGCGCTATCGCGACGGGACCCGTCGCCTGATCGGTGCCGCGGCGTCGGGCACGTATTGCATGGAAGGCCTTCGCGATCCGAGCAAGCTCGCCGGTAGCGGGAGCATGGATGCCGACACGGTCAGCGCCATGACCTCGTCCTGCGTACCCTCGCCGGTGGTCGTGAAGTACGTCGACAGCAAGGCGGGCGAGGTGTTCGAGGATTGGAGCGGGCATGTCACCGTGGGCGCCATCGATACGACGCCACCCTCCGCCAACGAGCCCGGTACCGCGGCGTCCGGCAGGCCATAG
- the thiS gene encoding sulfur carrier protein ThiS: protein MHITLNGDARDCAPGTSVSFLLDAAGYAGKRVAVEINLEIVPRSAHATQLLADGDRVEIVHAIGGG, encoded by the coding sequence ATGCATATCACCCTCAATGGCGATGCGCGTGACTGCGCGCCCGGCACGTCCGTGTCGTTCCTGCTCGATGCCGCCGGTTACGCCGGCAAGCGCGTGGCGGTGGAGATCAACCTCGAGATCGTGCCGCGCAGCGCGCACGCGACCCAGCTGCTCGCCGATGGCGACCGGGTCGAGATCGTCCATGCTATTGGCGGCGGCTGA
- a CDS encoding site-specific integrase encodes MPKPLFLHRPAGLYVRFRVPADLLGIVGSRFLVRPLKMVKGDHARLVAETMAVALSQAFGSLRKGEGVDLKKALDAARIAGRRDLTLGEVSLPNGVTFRNVQIDTPADQRQFRELVREATQPAPVAETSPVPVASAPKTIPKKEGLLSHQISVHLGDLERAKREKKTVLDSRHTLRLFVGIVGDKQASALNADDCRLFFDEVAFWPRNASKQVENAGLSVRQIIAKAKTAGGEPPAAHTLSKHRQRLSVFINFLMDNDHFQKSPLKGIAKASKFDAEDDTGRAFTQPELDAIFEPVAFAQWSAKYPHRFWAPLIGLFSGARITEVCQLYVDDIATEHGVPGFHIRKSKPGQKLKNKSSLRFIPIAQPLLDAGFMAFVEDMKSAEQERLFPHLPNHDGNGFGRQMSRQFSTYIKGRGVSDSGMGFHAFRHTMATRLDRAGVGHGTIARITGHGLSGGVLPKFYIDAPSLPERVAALAKFEAKVILPKYGSEQRTQWMRMK; translated from the coding sequence ATGCCAAAGCCCCTCTTTCTCCATCGCCCCGCCGGACTCTACGTCCGCTTCCGTGTGCCTGCGGACCTCTTGGGCATCGTCGGCTCCCGCTTCCTCGTCCGCCCTCTGAAGATGGTCAAAGGTGACCACGCCCGGCTGGTTGCCGAGACCATGGCTGTGGCACTCTCGCAGGCGTTCGGCAGCCTACGGAAGGGGGAAGGCGTGGACCTCAAGAAAGCACTGGATGCTGCCCGCATCGCGGGTCGCCGGGACCTGACTCTGGGCGAAGTGTCGCTGCCCAATGGCGTGACATTCCGGAACGTGCAAATCGACACTCCCGCAGACCAACGGCAGTTCCGTGAGCTTGTCCGGGAGGCCACGCAGCCGGCCCCGGTTGCAGAAACATCACCCGTTCCGGTCGCTTCCGCGCCGAAGACCATCCCCAAGAAAGAGGGTCTCCTCTCACACCAGATTTCCGTGCATCTCGGAGACCTGGAGCGGGCCAAGCGCGAAAAGAAAACGGTTCTGGACAGCCGGCACACCCTAAGGCTGTTCGTGGGCATCGTCGGGGACAAGCAAGCGTCGGCATTGAATGCCGATGATTGCCGGCTGTTTTTTGATGAAGTGGCGTTTTGGCCGCGCAACGCGTCCAAGCAGGTCGAGAATGCCGGACTGTCGGTGCGGCAAATCATCGCAAAAGCCAAAACAGCGGGCGGCGAACCACCAGCAGCTCACACGTTGAGCAAACATCGCCAGCGCTTGTCGGTCTTCATCAATTTTCTGATGGACAACGACCATTTCCAAAAAAGTCCATTGAAGGGCATCGCCAAGGCATCCAAGTTCGACGCCGAAGACGATACGGGGCGTGCGTTCACCCAGCCCGAGCTCGACGCCATTTTTGAGCCGGTAGCGTTCGCCCAGTGGTCCGCGAAGTACCCGCACCGGTTCTGGGCGCCCTTGATTGGCTTGTTTTCAGGGGCTCGAATCACTGAGGTCTGCCAGCTCTACGTCGATGACATCGCCACTGAGCACGGCGTGCCGGGGTTTCACATCCGAAAAAGCAAGCCCGGCCAAAAGCTCAAGAACAAATCCTCATTGAGGTTCATCCCTATTGCTCAACCGCTTCTCGATGCAGGTTTCATGGCATTTGTTGAAGACATGAAAAGTGCCGAGCAGGAGCGATTGTTTCCGCATTTGCCCAATCACGATGGCAACGGATTCGGCCGGCAAATGAGCCGGCAGTTCTCGACGTACATCAAGGGCCGGGGTGTCAGTGACTCTGGCATGGGTTTTCATGCGTTCCGACACACGATGGCCACGCGGCTTGACCGGGCCGGCGTCGGTCACGGGACGATTGCCCGCATCACTGGGCATGGGCTGTCCGGCGGCGTGTTGCCCAAGTTCTACATTGATGCGCCGAGTCTGCCGGAGCGGGTGGCGGCATTGGCGAAGTTTGAGGCTAAGGTAATTTTGCCGAAATACGGGTCCGAGCAGCGAACCCAGTGGATGAGAATGAAATAG
- a CDS encoding thiazole synthase: MNHYSHADDDLLTVAGRTFHSRLLTGTGKYKDFDETRRATDAAGAQIVTLAIRRVNIGQDASQPNLLDALPPDRFTLLPNTAGCYTADDAVRTCRLARELLDGHNLVKLEVLGDERTLYPDVVQTLVAAEKLVADGFDVMVYTSDDPILARRLEEIGCAAIMPLAAPIGSGLGIQNRYNLLEIIENAKVPVIVDAGVGTASDAAIAMELGCDGVLMNTAIAGAKNPVLMAHAMKLAVEAGRAAFRAGRIPRKRFASASSPVDGLVG; the protein is encoded by the coding sequence ATGAATCATTACTCCCACGCCGACGACGATCTGCTCACCGTCGCCGGACGCACGTTCCACTCGCGCCTGCTCACCGGCACGGGCAAGTACAAGGATTTCGACGAGACCCGTCGGGCGACGGACGCCGCCGGCGCGCAGATCGTCACCCTGGCCATTCGCCGGGTGAACATCGGCCAGGATGCTAGCCAGCCGAACCTGCTCGACGCGCTGCCGCCGGATCGTTTCACCCTGCTGCCGAACACGGCCGGCTGCTACACCGCCGACGATGCCGTGCGCACCTGCCGCCTCGCCCGCGAGCTGCTCGACGGCCATAACCTGGTCAAGCTCGAAGTCCTCGGCGACGAGCGCACGCTCTATCCCGACGTGGTGCAGACCCTGGTCGCCGCCGAGAAGCTTGTCGCCGACGGCTTCGACGTCATGGTCTACACCTCGGACGACCCGATCCTCGCCCGTCGCCTGGAAGAGATCGGCTGCGCGGCGATCATGCCGCTGGCCGCGCCGATCGGCTCGGGCCTCGGCATCCAGAACCGCTACAACCTGCTCGAGATCATCGAGAACGCCAAGGTCCCGGTGATCGTCGATGCCGGCGTCGGCACGGCCTCGGATGCCGCGATCGCGATGGAGCTCGGTTGCGACGGGGTACTGATGAATACCGCTATCGCCGGAGCGAAGAATCCGGTGCTGATGGCGCATGCGATGAAACTCGCCGTGGAAGCCGGTCGTGCCGCGTTCCGCGCGGGCCGCATTCCGCGCAAGCGCTTCGCCTCGGCGTCGAGCCCCGTCGACGGACTGGTCGGCTGA
- a CDS encoding AAA family ATPase has product MAPKKTKKTEDIPEEEKAIAPRARLHKLTIRNFRAIGKKAVEIELDDIVVLVGPNNTGKSSILRAYEVAMEHGDLTFDDFPGGTPPVNGDGYRPEAPHGSSPL; this is encoded by the coding sequence ATGGCGCCGAAAAAGACGAAGAAGACGGAAGACATCCCTGAAGAAGAAAAGGCCATTGCGCCCAGGGCCCGTCTGCACAAGTTGACCATTCGCAACTTTCGCGCGATTGGCAAGAAGGCTGTGGAAATCGAGCTCGACGATATCGTTGTGTTGGTCGGACCAAACAACACAGGCAAAAGCTCCATCCTCCGCGCATATGAAGTAGCCATGGAGCATGGAGACCTAACCTTCGATGATTTCCCGGGTGGAACGCCTCCGGTCAACGGTGATGGGTATCGACCCGAAGCGCCCCACGGATCTAGTCCGTTGTAG
- the trmB gene encoding tRNA (guanosine(46)-N7)-methyltransferase TrmB: MTNNDDTSTGDAPYLRRIRSFVLREGRMTSAQQRAFDDHWSRFGLDYHGSERDLGTVFQREAPRVLEIGFGNGEALAWASEHDLARDYIGVEVHSPGVGRLMNALAAREATNVRLYKHDAVEVLEHEIPAGSLSEVRIWFPDPWHKKRHNKRRLVQPAFIERLASRMAPGGLLHLATDWEAYAEHMRETMEAAPGWHNRVGPGVSADRPAWRIETHFERRGTRLGHGVWDYLYEWQGTTTAP, from the coding sequence ATGACGAACAACGACGACACCAGCACCGGCGACGCGCCCTACCTCCGCCGCATCCGCAGCTTCGTGCTGCGCGAAGGCCGGATGACCTCGGCGCAGCAGCGCGCCTTCGACGACCATTGGTCCCGCTTCGGCCTGGATTACCACGGCAGCGAACGTGACTTGGGCACCGTTTTCCAGCGCGAGGCGCCACGCGTCCTGGAGATCGGCTTCGGCAACGGCGAAGCGTTGGCCTGGGCCAGCGAGCACGATCTCGCGCGCGACTACATCGGCGTGGAAGTCCACAGCCCCGGCGTCGGCCGCCTGATGAACGCGCTGGCGGCACGCGAGGCCACCAACGTGCGGCTGTACAAGCACGATGCCGTCGAAGTGCTCGAGCACGAGATCCCCGCCGGCAGCCTGTCCGAAGTACGCATTTGGTTTCCGGACCCGTGGCACAAGAAGCGCCACAACAAGCGCCGACTGGTCCAGCCCGCATTTATCGAACGGCTCGCTTCGCGCATGGCGCCGGGCGGCCTGCTTCACCTGGCCACGGACTGGGAGGCGTATGCCGAGCACATGCGCGAGACCATGGAAGCCGCACCGGGCTGGCATAACCGCGTCGGGCCCGGCGTGAGCGCCGATCGTCCGGCATGGCGCATCGAAACCCATTTCGAGCGCCGCGGCACCCGACTGGGCCACGGCGTCTGGGATTACCTGTACGAATGGCAGGGCACGACGACGGCGCCTTGA